A part of Saimiri boliviensis isolate mSaiBol1 chromosome 11, mSaiBol1.pri, whole genome shotgun sequence genomic DNA contains:
- the LOC120360523 gene encoding large ribosomal subunit protein uL23-like, with protein MAPKAKKEAPAPPKAKAKALKAKKAVLKGVHSHKKKKIRTSPTFQRPKTLRLRRQPKYPQKSAPRRNKLDHYAIIKFPLTTESAMKKIEDNNTLVFIVDVKANKHQIKQAVKKLYDIDVAKVNTLIQPDGEKKAYVRLAPDYDALDVANKIGII; from the coding sequence ATGGCGCCGAAAgcgaagaaggaagctcctgccccgCCTAAAGCCAAAGCGaaggctttaaaggccaagaaggcagtgttgaaaggtgtccacagccacaaaaaaaagaagatccgcaCGTCACCCACCTTCCAGCGGCCCAAGACACTGCGGCTCCGGAGGCAGCCCAAATATCCTCAGAAGAGCGCCCCCAGGAGAAACAAACTGGACCACTATGCTATCATCAAGTTTCCGCTGACCACTgagtctgccatgaagaagatagaagacaacaacacacttgtgttcattgtggatgttaaagccaacaagcaccagatcaaacaggctgtgaagaagctctatgacattgatgtggccaaggtcaacaccctgattcagcctgatggagagaagaaggcatatgttcgactggctcctgattacgatgctttggatgttgccaacaaaattgggatcatctaa